In the genome of Sporocytophaga myxococcoides, the window AAAAACTCTGTCCAATTGTTTTTCATTGAAAAAATCAGGTGTAATTTTTACTAATGCATTTCTAAACCAGATAGCAGCATTATTTTCCAAATGTGCTAATTCTCCTATTTTCCAACTTGTATTGACAATGAAATGTGCTTTGGTCCTTCTTAGTTTTTCATATTGACTAAAAACTTCTTCAGCGCTTTTGTCTTGTGCAAATAGTTTTCCAATGACGAAAGCGTCTTCCACTGCCTGACAGGCGCCTTGTCCCATATTAGGCGTTGTGGCATGAGCTGCGTCACCTATTAGACATGCTTTTCCATTTGACCAATTGGTGATTGGTTCTAAGTCAATGATGTCACTAAAATGAATATGGGCTTTGGGTGTTCCTGAAATGATTTTTACCACTTTCGGATGAAACTCTTTAAACAACTCGGTAATGGTTACATTGTCATTCATCAAAGATTCGTTAATAACGGCATACCAATACACATTCTTATCACTGATTTTTACAAAGCCAAAACGTTTTCCTTTCCCCCATGCTTCTAAGGCCTCGTTGTTATATTTTTCAAACCAATCAAACTTT includes:
- a CDS encoding FAD-dependent monooxygenase: MKIAIIGGGIGGLTTALALKQIGKEVVIYESASEIKPVGAGIVMANNAMQVFKKLGVCHKIEEAGCKISNIRITDAQLNTLSLADLTRFENKYNVYNVAIHRADLQKILANEIGFENIQLSKRLSGIDKGNEFKLTFEDGTVVHADVLIGADGINSVVRKQLFGTGNIRHTGQKCWRGVGKFDWFEKYNNEALEAWGKGKRFGFVKISDKNVYWYAVINESLMNDNVTITELFKEFHPKVVKIISGTPKAHIHFSDIIDLEPITNWSNGKACLIGDAAHATTPNMGQGACQAVEDAFVIGKLFAQDKSAEEVFSQYEKLRRTKAHFIVNTSWKIGELAHLENNAAIWFRNALVKITPDFFNEKQLDRVFDIEYNV